The following are encoded together in the Limnochordia bacterium genome:
- a CDS encoding phosphatase PAP2 family protein: protein MTDTSLIVLVQQWATPVLNWLIDAVTFVCRLENYVLLFPILYWVYEKRFTVRLASLFMLSAYTNSAFKYAFATERPPQRLHRVSQPGYSFPSGHAQTTTTFLGYVALRVKRRWLYIFASLFVVLVSFSRIYLGVHYPIDVIGGLVIGLVLLGLYQFALANIRLEPGSRQWFLVTLAVSFFMFLNHPQGDGPMIAGLFLGFLWGYGVEQTCLDFKEQTLVWKQIIKVVLGFAGLFLLKLALDTIPVLDGIRGTLVTVVCYSVLGFWVSAGSPWLFQVLRLDSSKS, encoded by the coding sequence GTGACTGATACCAGTCTAATTGTTCTAGTTCAGCAATGGGCAACACCCGTCCTTAACTGGTTAATCGACGCTGTTACCTTTGTCTGTCGGCTTGAGAACTATGTCTTGCTCTTTCCGATCCTTTACTGGGTGTATGAGAAACGTTTTACTGTGCGATTGGCCTCGTTGTTTATGCTATCAGCTTATACCAACTCAGCTTTCAAATATGCCTTTGCAACAGAACGGCCACCCCAAAGATTACACCGAGTCTCTCAGCCCGGTTATTCTTTTCCCAGCGGTCATGCCCAGACTACGACTACCTTCCTCGGTTATGTGGCCCTTAGGGTTAAACGGCGTTGGCTGTATATCTTTGCATCCTTATTTGTGGTCTTAGTGTCCTTCTCCCGGATCTATCTGGGGGTTCACTATCCTATTGATGTGATTGGTGGATTAGTAATTGGGCTTGTTCTTTTGGGTCTGTACCAGTTTGCCCTTGCGAATATTAGGCTCGAGCCTGGTAGTAGACAGTGGTTTCTTGTAACGCTGGCAGTATCCTTCTTTATGTTCCTCAATCACCCCCAGGGTGACGGACCCATGATCGCCGGTCTGTTTCTCGGTTTTCTTTGGGGATATGGAGTTGAGCAGACCTGTCTTGATTTCAAAGAACAGACGCTTGTATGGAAGCAAATAATCAAGGTTGTCTTAGGATTTGCCGGTCTTTTCTTGTTAAAGTTGGCTTTAGATACAATTCCGGTGCTGGATGGGATTAGAGGAACCTTAGTCACTGTTGTTTGCTACAGCGTTCTGGGATTTTGGGTTAGTGCGGGGTCGCCCTGGTTATTCCAGGTTCTTAGACTGGATTCCTCCAAGTCCTAG